In Elephas maximus indicus isolate mEleMax1 chromosome 7, mEleMax1 primary haplotype, whole genome shotgun sequence, the following proteins share a genomic window:
- the LOC126080436 gene encoding olfactory receptor 8K3-like, with translation MGKHNLTVMNEFILTGITDRPELQAPLFGLFLIIYMISVVGNWGIIILTKMDSRLQTPMYFFLRHLAITDLGYSTAVGPKMLVNFVVDENKISYYFCAVQLAFLLMFIINELLILSAMSYDRYVAICHPLLYTVIMSQRVCQVLVAILYLYSAFVSFLITIKIFNLSFGGYNVISLFYCDCIPLLSLLCSNTHDIELIILISASFDLISSLLIVLISYLLVFVAILKMKSGEGRHKAFSTCGSHLTVVVVFYGTLIFMYVQPKSSHSFETDTVVSIFYTLVIPVLNPLIYSLRNKDVKYAVQTTWKKICNILSTVRCITWFL, from the coding sequence ATGGGCAAACATAATCTAACAGTCatgaatgaattcattctgacgggaatcacagaccgcccagagctacaggcaccattgttcgggctgttcctcatcatctacatgatctcagtggtgggcaactggggcatcatcatcctcaccaagatggactccaggctacaaactcccatgtacttttttctcagacacctggctatcactgatcttggttattcgacagctgtgggacccaaaatgttggtaaattttgttgtagatgaaaataaaatctcctattatttttgtgctgTACAGCTAGCTTTTCTTCTCATGTTCATCATTAATGAATTACtcattctgtcagcaatgtcTTATGATCgttatgtggccatctgtcaccctctgctctacacagtcatcatgtcacaaagGGTGTGTCAGGTGCTGGTGGCAATCCTTTATCTTTATAGtgcatttgtttcttttcttatcaccataaagatttttaatttatccttcggTGGCTACAATGTCATCAGTCTTTTCTACTGTGACTGTATCCCCTTATTATCTTTGCTCTGCTCGAACACACATGACATTGAATTGATCATTCTCATCTCAGCTTcttttgatttgatttcatcCCTTCTAATCGTTCTTATTTCTTACCTGCTTGTTTTTGTCGCCATTCTCAAGATGAAGTCAGGTGAgggcaggcacaaggccttctccacctgtggctcCCACCTAACCGTGGTGGTcgtgttctatgggactttaatctttatgtatgTTCAGCCCAAGTCTAGTCATTCCTTTGAAACTGATACAGTGGtttccatattttacaccctggtGATCCCCGtgttgaatcccttgatttatagtttgagaaacaaagatgtaaaatatgcTGTACAGAcgacatggaaaaaaatatgcaatATACTTTCTACAGTTCGATGCATAACATGGTTCCTATAA
- the LOC126080437 gene encoding olfactory receptor 8K3-like, which produces MDKHNLTVLHEFILLGITDRPDLQAPLFGLFLIIYLISVVGNLGIIILTKMDSKLQTPMYFFLRHLAITDLGYSTIVGPKMLVNFVVDENTISYYFCAIQQVFFSIFITTELFILSAMSYDRYVAICNPLCYTIIMSRGVCSVLVAIPYLYSTFVSFLVTIKIFNLSFCGHNIIRHFYCDILPLLSLLCSDTHEIKLGIFILSVFDLISSLLIVLVSYIVIIVSILRLNSAEGRHKAFSTCGSHLTVVVVFYGTLIFMYLQPKSSHSFGTDKMASIFYTLVIPMLNPLIYSLRNRDVKYALHRALGRLCNIFSQSSL; this is translated from the coding sequence atggacaaacacaatctaacagtgCTGCATGAATTCATTCTGTTGGGAATCACAGACCGCCCTGATCTGCAGGCTCCATTGTtcgggctgttcctcatcatctacctgatctcagtggtgggcaacttgggcatcatcatcctcaccaagatggactccaagctacaaactcctatgtacttttttctcagacacctggctatcactgatcttggttattcaacaATCGTGGGACCCAAAATGCTAGTcaattttgttgtggatgaaaATACAATCTCGTATTATTTTTGTGCTATACAGCAAGTTTTCTTTTCTATATTCATAACTACTGAATTGtttattctgtcagcaatgtcctACGACCGCTACGTGGCTATCTGTAACCCTTTGTGCTACACCATCATCATGTCGCGAGGGGTGTGTTCTGTGCTGGTGGCAATCCCTTATCTCTATAGcacatttgtttcttttctggtcaccataaagatttttaatttatccttctgtggccacaatatcatcaggcatttctactgtgataTTCTCCCCTTGTTATCCTTGCTCTGCTCAGACACACATGAGATCAAATTGGGCATTTTCATCTTATCTGTTTTTGATCTGATTTCATCCCTCCtaatagttcttgtttcttacATAGTCATAATTGTATCCATTCTCAGACTGAACTCAGCTGAgggcaggcacaaggccttctccacctgtggatcccacctgactgtggtggtagtgttctatgggactttaatctttatgtatcTGCAGCCCAAGTCCAGTCATTCCTTTGGCACTGATAAaatggcttccatattttacaccctggtgatccccatgttgaatcccttgatctacAGTTTGAGGAATAGAGATGTAAAATATGCCTTACATAGGGCTTTAGGACGATTATGCaatatattttctcaaagttcactCTAA